TATTTTTAGAGGTATCGAACAAGATAATTTTTCAGTTCTTAATTTTTATGTTGCTCGTGCTAATAGGATCATTCCTGCTTTAGCGCTACTTTGCTTAGTATTATTAGTATTTGGCTGGTTTTACCTCACACCCTTAGAATACAGATCATTAGGTAAACATGCCGCTAGTAGCGTAGGGTTTTTGTCTAATTTTGTCTATTGGTCAGAAGCGGGTTATTTTGATGCCGCTTCTCATGAGAAATGGCTATTACATACTTGGTCGCTATCGGTTGAATGGCAATTTTATATTATATATCCATTAATACTCTTAGCGTTACGTAGGTTCTTATCTATAAAGGCTTTAAAGTTATTAATTATAGTAGGCACCGTAGGTGGCTTCATCTTCTCTGCTATTGCTACTTACAAATGGCCAAGTGCATCCTACTATCTTTTTCCAATGAGAGCTTGGGAGATGATGATAGGTGGTATCGCCTACCTTTATCCTTTTAAAGTACAAGAGAATAAAAAGCGAATTATAGAATGGACAGGTTTGATTTTAGTTATTGGCTCTTACTTTCTAATATCAGCAGAAAATCCTTGGCCTGGGTATTTAGCTATATTTCCTGTTGTAGGCTCGTTTTTAATTTTACAAGCGCAACGTGACGACAGTATAGTTACTGGTAATGTTGTCTCTCAAAAGCTAGGCTCTTGGTCTTACTCAATCTACCTATGGCATTGGCCTTTGGTCGTTGCCATTTACTTGTTCTCACTACCTACTTACTATATTTATATAGGTATGGCGCTTTCAGTACTGCTTGGCTTCTTAAGTTACAAATATATTGAAAAAATTAAGTTTCAAAGAAGCTTTCCTACTCTTTTAAGTTACTTAAAGAGTAAGCCAATATATATAGCGGGTATTGTTGGTATTTTAGCAGCTACCTTAGTTATAGAGGATGAGACAGTCAGAAGCTATCGTATGTCACCTCAACAAATAGCATTTGTTGATAGTATGGAAAGAGGGAATTATGAGTGCTTTGACAAACCATACCAACATCTTATAGAGAGTGAGTTTTGCACAGTAACGGAAGGTAAAGAGAAGCTTTTAGCTTTTGGAGACAGCCATTCCTATTCACTATTACCCGCAATTGAGAATTTAGCTAAAAATAATAAATTACAGCTTACATACACCGGATATAGTGGGTGTCCCCCTCTTGTAGATACTTATGTGAAACGGGATGACCAAGAAGAAAAGTCGTGCTATGAGTTAAATAATAAAATAAAAGAAAATATTTTGAGTGGCGTCTACGACTATGTACTCTTATCTGCAAGATGGACATACTATACAGAAGGCAACTACGAGAATCCTGACATTCAGTTTATTTATAATGATGCCAATCAAAGTGTAAGTCAGGAAAATTCAATCGAAGTATTCAAGTCAAGTGTTAAAGAGACTTTTGCAGAGTACGCAAAAAGCGATTCTGATATATACGTTATGCTTCAAGTACCTTTACAAGAGAATAAGCCTGATAAAATACTTTTTAATTCGTCAGAAAATAAGGCAACTAACATTGAAGAGCTAAATAGAAACTCTATTTCTACAGAAAAACATAATAATTTTCAGAAAAAGACCAATGATATAATCAATGAAGAAGCAGATCTTTATGCGAATATTAATGTTATAGACCCTACAGCTGCTATGTGTAATAAAGACAACTGTCCAGTTGGAGATATAGAAAGTTCATATTACTTTGATAATGACCATTTGTCTATTGTAGGAAGTTTGAGGCTAGAGGGTTGGTTAGAAGATACTATGATTTCTAAATGACAAAATTATTATACTAGAAGACCAGTTTCTCAGTGGTAACCTTCTCTCCCAGACGTTAGGATAATCATCCCTAAAAGTAAAAACTAAACCGTCCCAAGTATGGGCAATGGCGGCTTCACACCATAAAAGATCAACTTAGGCGGCTTAACTTTATTTGATTAGTGTTTTATGGTTGGGGAAATTGCCTACTCAGTACTATTTTATAGAAAAGAAGACTTTAGTAGGCCTTTAAACTTATGAAATTCAGAAAAGATATCAATGGCTTAAGAGCCTTTGCCGTTATTGCGGTAGTCCTGTTTCACTTCAATGCCGCTTGGATGCCGGGTGGTTTTGCTGGTGTTGATGTCTTTTTCGTCATCTCCGGTTTTTTGATGACTAGCATTATCTTTAGAGGTATCGAACAGCAAGACTTCTCTATTGCAAAGTTCTATATCGCTCGAGGCAATAGAATCATTCCCGCATTAGCGCTACTTTGTGTGGTGCTATTGGTATTTGGTTGGTTTTATTTGACCCCATTAGAATATAAAGCCTTAGGTAAACACGCTGCTCGTACTATTGGTTTTGTATCCAACCACACTTACCTAAAAGAAGCAGGCTATTTTGAAGCGGCCTCTCATGAAAAATGGTTACTACATAGCTGGTCATTATCGGTTGAATGGCAGTTTTATATCATCTATCCATTGATACTATTGGGTTTGCGCAAACTGGTATCACTCAATACTATGAAGCTATTACTGGTATTTGGGACGATTGTCGGTTTTATCTATTGCGTATTTGTGAGTTACTCTACTCCAAACGCTGCTTATTACTTATTACCTGCTAGAGCTTGGGAGATGATGATAGGCGGGGTAGCTTATCTATATCCATTTAAACTATCAGAACCACGAAAGAAAGGGCTAGAATTACTAGGTTTAGCTCTGATCATTGGCTCTTGTTTTTGGATATCAGCAGAAAATGCTTGGCCAGGTTATCTGGCGCTATTTCCAGTACTAGGTTCGTTCTTTATCATTCAAGCACAGCGCAACGACAGTTTGCTTACTGGCAACTTTGTTTTCCAAAAAATAGGTGCTTGGTCTTATTCCATTTATCTTTGGCATTGGCCTATTGTAGTTTTTATTTATAGGGCCTCGTTAGATTCGTTTTATATCTATCTTGGAATGGGACTATCTATTTTTTTAGGCTATCTCAGTTATAAGTACGTCGAGAGAGCCAAGTTAGCTTCATATAGTCAGTGGAAGAATTTATGGCGAGTCAAGCCACTTTATATATTGTTGGCTACTTTTGCATTAGGAACATTGATTTATAAATCTGAGGGTGCCGATATAGATAGGCGCGCTGGAGCTAACTCAGAACAAGCAAAATTTTTGGATTACTATACCACTCAGCACCAAAACTTAGATGAAACCTATTGGCTAAAGTGTAATTCCTATTCTGCTTTAGAAGAAACAGGAACTACTGATATAGATCCTAGTTGTATCACTAAAAAAGGTCATGGCGGTATATTTCTTTGGGGTGATTCTCATGCTGAAGCGCTATCTTTTGGTTTAAGAGAGCTTGCAGAAGCGCAAAACATACCTTTTTATCAAAAGACTTCAGCAGGCTGTATAGTCTCGCTAAGTGAGACTGATAAGCAGACAGGATTAGGCAAAAAAGCTTGTGACTCTTCTAATAAGTTAGCTCTACAAAGTATTAAAAAGCTTAATCCTACTTTAGTAGTTATTGCGCAAGCCAACAGTCATGAAGAGCAAGACTGGCAACAAATAAGTGCTAAAGTAGCATCAATAGCTGACACAAAAATAATAGTGGTTGGACCTGTGTCTCAGTGGCAGCCCTCTCTACCAGACATTATGATCAAACCTAAAAACTGGAAGAGTAAACCACAAATGATAGCTGATAATGGCTTAGATTTAGATATGATAGCTACCGATCAGATAATGAAGAGCCGCAATGAAAACGGCTATAAATACATATCATTAATTGACCAGCTGTGTGAAGAGCATAAAGATGAAGAGGTATACTATTGCAAAGTGCTTGCTGATGATGGAGAGTTGCTACAGGTTGATTATGGTCATCTAAGTAAATCGGGATCTTTGCTCGTAGTTAACGAGATTCTAGCAGAGCCTTTATTAAACCTATATAACAAGTAAAACTTTAGGTTGTTTTCAATGTTCTGTACTCTTTATCGCTGCCAAATCCGGCATCGGCGGCAACTCATCCAAATGACTTAGTCCAAAAGCATCTAAAAACTGCGGCGTCGTATGTAGCAACGCTGGACGCCCTAAAGTATCTTTGTAACCTTCCTCTTTAATCCAGCCTTTATCAAACAGTTGCCGTAATATATTACTCGATAAAGTCACCCCGCGCACGTATTCAATATCGCTACGAGTAACCGGCTGCTTATAAGCTATTACGCTTAGGGTCTCTAGCAACGCCTGACTTAGACGCTGTTGGCGCTGCGGAAACACCCGCTGAATCAGGGCGCTATAACTATCAGCTATTTGCAAGCGATAGCCACTAGCGGTTTCATTTAGACTAAGTACGCCATCACTTAGGCGCTGCTGTAACAGTACCAACGACTGCTCTAACTCTGCTGTCGATAGCGATAAATGCTTTTTTATCGCATTGGCTGTGAGCGGAGTTTCAGAGGCGTGCAATAGTACTTCAATATGTCGGCTATGCGCTTCGGCATTATGGATATCATTGTTGTTTGCCATGCTGGGTTTGCTCTTTATCATTACACCAACCACTCTAGCTTTGACTCACTAATTTGCTTGTGGTTTTCGGTTTTTGTAGGGTGCGTTCCACGCACCAACGCATAAATATGAAAAATATTTCTTTCTATAAACATAGTTTTATGTTCATTTGTTTTTCAAATAACGCTTTTGTATTCAAAATCCAACTCTTAAGTGGTGCGCCGGGCGCACCCTACAATAAGTTAATTTAAGCAAAATATTTTGTATACATTGCAAATGTTGTAGGGTAGCACAGCATACTACACCAACCACTCTAACTGTAGCTGGTTACTATCTTCATGGGTAGCACTTTCCATCACTCCAACCAATTGCCGTTTCATAAGCTCTAACACCGCCACAAAGCTAACTACCACACCGATTTTGCCTTGCGATTTATCTAGTAATGCAAAGAAAGGTAGCGAACCGTTACTACTCAATTGACGGCTGATACTAGCGATACGATCAGATAGAGGGATAGCATCAACCTTGATCGTGTGCATCTGGTAATCGGGCTGTAATTGCATTTTAAAAAGGCTGTCTATCAGTAAGTTGGGCGAATAGCTTGGCAGCTCAGCATTCATGATGCTTTGGTCGGGGATGCTGACTAGCGATAAGAATACGTCACGCTCAAGGCGCACTAGACTGTCTAAGCGCTGGCTGGCTGACTTAATCTGCGCATAGGCCTCTAAACGCTCAATCAGTTCAGCTTTTGGATCACGCTCATCATGCGGTGCTTGCGGTTTGGGTAATAGCAGCTCGGTTTTGATAGCAATCAAGGTCGAGGCCATCAGTAGATAATCGCCCGCCAACTCAAAATGCTCATGACTTAAGCCTTCGATATAAGCTAAGTACTGCTCAGTGATCGGCAGAATGGGCATTTGAGTCAGATCAACGTTGTTCTTTTTGACCAAATACAATAAAAAGTCCAGCGGCCCGGCAAATTGCTCTAGCCAAATAGCAAAAGCGCCAGGGGGTATGTATAAATCCTCTGGCAACTGCTGCACGGGCGTTTGGTAGATACGAATGCTATCAATGCTATCAGGCTCATGATTAATGGCAGCATTGTTAGCAGGATAGCTCGGACTGATCTGCATTAGCTATTTAAGCTTAGCAAGCGGGCGAATCCCAATAGCACGGCGAGTCTTATCCAATTGCTTACGGCTATGACGGCGGGCTTTATCCGCACCCATTTGCAGTATCTCTTCTAACTCTTTGGGATTGTCCATCAGCTGTTGATAACGCTCACGGAAGGGCGCAATCTCGCTATTAATTTTGTCAAATAACACTTGCTTGGCATCACCCCAGCCGATACCTGCGGCGTACTGGGCACGCATATCGGCAATCTCTGCTGGCGTGGCAAAAGCTTTATAAATCTCAAACAGCGCCGAATCATCAGGATCTTTGGGCTCATCTGGCAACTGCGAGTTGGTGACGATTTTCATGATGGCTTTATGCATCTGCTTCTCAGAGCTTACTTGCGGATTGATCTCACCAAACAGCGGGATAGTATTAGCATAGCTTTTACTCATTTTGCGCCCATCAAGCCCTGTTAGTAGCGGAATATCATCATCGACAACCGCACTTGGTAGGGTAAATAGCGACTTATATCTATGGTTGAAAGTACCGGCGATATCTCGTGCCATCTCGATATGCTGAACTTGATCACGGCCCACAGGAACATGAGTGGCATTGAACATCAAAATATCAGCTGCCATTAGCACCGGATAGCCAAACAGTCCCATAGTGACGCCCTGATCAGGATCGACGTCGTCCTTTTCCATATTGATGTCAACGGCTGCTTTATAGGCGTGGGCACGGTTCATCAGCCCTTTAGCACAGGAGCAGTTTAAGATCCAAGCGAGCTCTGGTATCTCAGCGATGTCAGATTGACGATAAAAAGTCACCCGCTCAGGGTCAAGGCCACAGGCGATCCAAGTGGCGGCGATGGCTTTGGTAGATTCATGAATAACAGCCGGGTCATAGCAGCCAATAATGCCGTGATAGTCTGCCAAAAAGAAAAACGCCTCATGATCGCTATTTTGGATAGACTGAATCGCTGGGCGAATGGCACCGACATAATTACCTAGATGCGGAATACCGGTAGGCTTGATGCCGGTTAAAATACGTTTGCTTTCTGAACTAGGAGCGGCATTTGCAGGCACGGCGGCATTATTATTACTCATGAAAAATCCATTATTTATTGTAGAAGCTAAAAGTTAAGGCTATAAAAGGTTAAAAAGGGCGACTTACCGAATACGAAGGATAAATTATAACAAATCTAGCGCTAGGCATATCACTTATAAATATCAGTACGTCCCTCAGGGCCATTTTTAAAGCGTTTATGAAACCACATCCACTGAGTAGGATCAATACGAATCAGCCCTTCTAGAATCTCATTAACCCGAGTAGCATCAGCGACCTCATCCTGCGAGGGATAATTAACCAGCGCCGGCGTAATGGTCAAATGATAATGTGGACGTTTACCGCTGGGCAGGCTATCGGGGGTTTGCCGATAGGTATGTAACGCCATTACGGCTGGAGGATGCTGTTTGCTGCCCATTTTTGCCAAGCGCCGCGGCGTAGTAATTGTAGCCGCCGGAACCCCAAAGAAGGGCGCCATTACCCCTTGCTTCAGTCCATAGTCCTGATCAGGGGAGTACCAAATAACATGGCCTGATTTGATAGAGTTGACCAAACTGCGCATATCCCGGCTGGAGATTTGCTTACCAAAGATAGTGGTACGGCCATTATAGATAAACCAGTCAAGGAGCGCATTATTCTGGGGTCGATACATACAGTCAGTAGCGAAAAACTGAGTACAAAGCAGGCCTCCCAAATCTAACATGGTGTAATGGGCTCCCAATAAAATAACAGCGCGGCCTTCATTTTGAGCATTTACTAAGTGTTGTAGTCCCGATATAGAAACCGTGCGGGTAAATACGTTGGGACGAAACCAAGCGCATAGAGTTTCAAATACGCCGATACCTTGATTGACAAAGACTTGTTTGGCCATCAGCTCGCGTTCAGCTGCTGGCTTTTCAGGAAAGGCCAAGCCTAAGTTAATTAAAGTATCACGGCGCCGCGAGCCTGCTAGCTTGTAAATTAATATACCGAGCTTACGCCCTAGCCAAAACTGCCAACGCAAAGGCAAATAAATCAGCGGCATGATAATAGCAAAGAGTAGCCAAAACCCCCAATATTTAGGCAACAAAAACTGCCACTGAAAGGGTTTTTTAGGCGCTTCAGCGGTCCGCTTTTGGGTTTGCTTGATGGTCGGGGTGCCAGCAGCAATGGCAGGGGATTTAATAGGCTTGCCCTGCGGTGACGACTGTTCTGGCGAATCCTGTTTGGATTTTTTGGGATCAAATAATTCGGGCGCTTTCATAATAAGGGAGCTGATAATAAAAGTTGCTATTATGATGGGGTAGCTGGGCTGGCTTTACAAGGTGAATTTAAAGCTGTTTTGATGAAGTTTTGCTGCGTAAAACGCACGCTAGGCAACGGTAAATATATCTGTACGAGCAATTATTAACCAACCATCAGCCACAAAAAAACCTTATAAGCTGTGACCAACTTATAAGGTTCTGCAAATCTATTACTTTATCTACTCCGCTAGCTTTGATACCAAAGTAATAGCGGTAAATAGATAAAAAATAGCTTTGATTAACGTTTGGAGAATTGTGGACGTTTACGTGCTTTACGTAGACCCACTTTCTTACGTTCAACTTTACGTGGATCACGAGTTACAAAGCCAGCTGCTTTTAGAGCAGGCTTTAGAGTCTCGTCAGCTTCGATAAGAGCGCGAGTGATGCCATGACGAATGGCACCAGCTTGACCACTAATACCACCACCAGCGACAGTAACGTATAAGTCATAGTCGTTAGTAGAGTCTAATAGTTCTAATGGCTGACGAACAACCATGCGTGAAGTTTCACGGCTAAAATATTCATCAAGTGGCTTACCGTTAACAACGATGCTACCAGTACCTTTTGATAAAAAGACACGAGCGGTAGAAGTCTTGCGGCGACCAGTTCCGTAATTGCGTTCCATAAGTATATCCTTAGATGTCTAGTTCTTTAGGTTGCTGGGCTTCATGTGGATGCTCAGTACCCGCATAAAGTTTCAGCTTCTTGATCATCGCATAGCCAAGAGGACCTTTTGGAAGCATGCCCTTAACTGCTTTGTGTAGAACATCTTCAGGCTTATGTGCAATCAGCTTGGTGAAGTTGGTTTCTTTGATACCGCCTGGGTAGCCGCTGTGACGATAATATTTCTTATCTTGAGCTTTTTTACCAGTAACAGCAATCTTTTCGGCATTGATGACCACAATATAGTCACCAGTGTCAACGTGCGGAGTAAAAGAAGCCTTATGCTTACCGCGTAGGCGATGAGCGATTTGGCTAGCTAGGCGACCAAGGGTTTTGCCGTCAGCATCGACAACGTACCAGTCATGGGTCACTTCAGCTGGTTTTGCACTAAGTGTTTTCATGATAAAACCTTAAAATTAAAATTCGTTGAGAGTTTGTCTGGGAACGGGGCTCTCAAAAAACAGACTGCACATTATAAGCAGTAGCGTCTAAGCATGCAAGCTGCATTGTGGTTTATTTTAGCCTGCCGAGTATTAAACAGCTACATTTGGCAGTTTTTAGTCAAAATTTGTAAATTGACGGCTATTATATCATAGCGACTCGCCCGCTAGGTTAATAAAAAAGCTTAAAGCAAAAATTATTAAGATGAAATACTTATGGCGATGAGGGTTAAGACTAGTTTTGCTAGGACCAAGACTATTATGACCAAGACTGTTATGATAAAGAGTGTAATTAAAAATTAAGGGCTCAGTTGATAAAGTCCAGCGACCACTTGACCTACTTTAGTCTGTTTTATGCACTCAAAGCCATTTGGCTTTTGCACTGTCAAAACGGTTTCCATAGAGACGACCCACTGCTGTAAATGCTCAGTCAAATCCTTATCAGCTTCAATATAAATCAGCGTAGTGTTATCAATCAATTCAGCCCTTAGCAGCGCAGTCAAAATAGGCTGCCATAAATCAGCTGCATAAGGCGGGTCAATAAAGACGATATCAAAGGTCGGGTTGCCAGTAGAGTTATTAACACTACTTATTTCATGCTCTGAGCTTTGATTGAACGGATTTAATTGATCGAGCACTTGCTCCGCTGGGCCATATAACACCTGATAACTAGCACTATCGAGGGACAGTTGCTCAGCGCTTTTACGGAGCATTTGGCTCTGCGCTTGATTGGCTTCAATAAAGGTACAGTGCGCCGCCCCGCGTGATAAAGCCTCAAATCCTAAGACGCCGCTACCTGCACAGCTATCTAGCACTCGTGCGCCGTGCAAGTCATTTAATAACCAGTTAAATAAGGTTTCACGCAAACGATCCGGGGTAGGGCGTAGGCCTTCAGCGTCAATAAAGGACACCACTCGCCGTTTAAATTGACCACCTATAATGCGTACATTGCCGACCGCTGAGTTTTTATTTTTAGCGGCTGCTTTTGGCTTACGTTGCCGTGCTGGGGATCTTTTGGCCATAATGACTGCTCTGTTACTGCGGTTTTAATATTATATTTACGATTTTATTCATTGGTTTTATTTATTGATTTTATTCATGGCTTGGCGCTGTCGTTGACTGTGCTTGCTCTTTAAGCGCTGCTTGTTGATCACGGATAGCATCACGTTTGGCTTTTTCTAAGGCTTTTTGCCGTTTGATAACTTTTAGTTGGTCCGCATTAGGGGGCAAGATAGGGTTTTGGTTACGTTGCAGCACCCAATAGTCAAAGAGCGCCCGTCCAATAGGGGCGGCCACCGCACTACCACCGCCGCCATTTTCGACCAAGACCGCTAGCGCAATCTCTGGATTTTCAACCGGTGCAAAGCCGTTGAACCAAGCATGATCCCAGTGGCGTTTATCGAGGGCAGACTTATCATAGCTCTTACCTTGGGCAATAGATTTTACTTGGGCGGTACCGGTTTTGCCAGCGATACGGTAGCGATCGGTATAAATACCGCGCGCCGTGCCTCTCTTAACCGTATCTTCCATGGCATCCTGCATACGTACCCAGTCGCTATCCTGACCGTTATAATCGATTTTGCCATCAGGTTTTTCGATTACCTCAACCTGAGCCGCACCTTCACTACGTTTTAATAAATGCGGGGTAATATGATGGCCTTTATTGGCGGTCATAGCGGTAGCATTAGCCACTTGTAGCGGGGTTGCCAAAAAATAACCCTGACCGATACTCACGGATATAGTCTCACCGGGTAACCAGTCTTTATTATAAGTGTCTTTTTTCCACTGCGGTGACGGCATAATACCCGCCTTTTCATGCGGCAAGTCGATACCGGTTTCTTCACCAAAACCGAAGCGCACCATCCAATCATGTAAACGCTGAATCCCCATCTCATAAGCCAGTTTATAATAATAAGTATCGACCGACATCACGATAGACTTTTTTAGATCTACCGTACCATGACCGCCACGCTTCCAGTCACGAAAGCGATGGCTATCACCCGGCAAACTAAAATAGCCGGGGTCATAAATAGTGGTATCCCAGTTGCGCAGTCCATAATGAATACCGCCTAAACCCTCAAAAGGCTTGATAGTAGAGCCGGGTGGATAGGTCCCTTGCAGCGCTCGGTTATAAAGCGGCTCATCAGGATCTTCGCGCAGCGCCCCATAATCCTTAAAGGAAATACCGGAGATAAAGGGGTTAGGGTCGTAGCTTGGATTACTAACAAAGGCCAGTACATCACCATTTCTCGGATCAATGGCGACAATAGCACCGCGCCGACCGTCCAGTTGCTGCTGAGCAACGGTTTGCAGTCCATAATCTAAGCTTAAAGTAATATCGTTACCAGCGGTGGGCGGCTGGGTATCTAATTGGCGCAGAATATTGCCATGAGCATCAGTTTCAACCGATTGATAGCCTGGTTGCCCTAGTAGGATATCTTCATAATGCTTTTCGATACCGATTTTCCCGATAAGGTCGGTGCCAGCGTAGCGATCCTTATTGATTTGCTTGGTCTCTTTATCATTGATACGGCCCACATAGCCAATGACATGGGCAAATAGCTCATCATAAGGATACGAACGGGTCAGTTTGCTCTGGATAGTTACCCCGCGAAAGAAGGGTTTACGCTCGCTAAACTGCGCCAGCTGGGCTTCGGTTAGATCTATTTTAATAGTCACAGCATCGTTTTTACTTTTGCTCAAACGAGCCAATATATCGGTGATATCAGTCTCAGTTAAATCAAAGATAGGCGCCAGTAAAGCTAAAGTACGCTCAGGATCTTTGGCCTCATTTGGGCTGAGCATCGCCGTAAAAACCGGCTTATTATCTGCCAATAAAATACCGTTGCGATCATAAATATAGCCTCGGCTTGGAGGCGCTGAGATCAGTTTTATACGGTTGTTTTCGGCCTGAGTTTGATATTTTTCATGTTCATAGAGCTGCAAATAACCATAACGCAGCAACAGAACGGTTAGACCCAAAAATATGATAACGCCTAAAACAAGCACTCGCTGAATAAAGATGCGATTGATATGTTCAGTTTCTGAGGCTAAAGGCTTATTCATGTAAATTCAGTATTCATAATGGTAATGGCATAATAATAGATAGGAACAATAAAAACAGGAACAATAAAAACAGAAACGATAAAAACAGAAACGATAAAAACAGGATAAAAGCAGAAACAGTAGCAGTAGGTAAGATAGAGTTTATAAGGGGTGTAGATTGATAACTATAAATTATAGCAGAATAGTCTAGAGCCTGTATAGAACTAGGCCTATAACTGAGTATAGAACTTAAATCGAGCTGGGCATGGAATTTGGCTTGGGACTTGAAGCGGAACTCAACGAGTATCACTGGGCAGCCGAGAGCTGATAACGGAAGCTGATAATGAGCGATCTCATAGCCCAAAATACGGCCTTCAATTAACCGCTAGCAAAGTATGCTACTAATAGTCATAAGTTGTAGCGGCTCAAGAAGTGCTAAATAATGACAAGTATGCTAAAATCACTCGATTTATTTTAGCCTATATTTCTAATAATAAGTCATCTTTGTCAAGTGCTTATGATAAGTACGCTGGTTTATTACTGATAGAGTGAAAACATCGCCAAAGTAACGATAATCGGTCAATAATAATGGCCAAGTTAGGGGCACCAACAGTCATGTTCGCAACTATATGGCAGACGCTCGCCGAGCATCCAGAATTCTTTGCTATGCTGACCATTCCGCCAGTGACTGCATTTGTTACTTGGGCGCACGTATGGATGGCGCTAAAGATGCTATTTCACCCCATTAAGTTTTGGGGGATTCGCATTCCTAACTTTCCTTTTTTTGGCTTACCTGGCATCGGCTGGCAAGGCATCGTCCCCCGTAAAGCGGGCAAAATATCTGGGGTTATTGTCGATCAAACGCTATCCAAGCTGGGCTCACTCGACGAGTTTTTTCAAGCTATGGAGCCTGAAGAAATGGCGGTTTTTATCACCGATACGGTCGATGAAAATTTAGAATCGCTCATTGATGAGATCATGTTGGAACACTCTGGAGCTTTGTGGGGCAGTCTTCCTTACGCCGTGAAGCGCCGTATCTATGCTCAAGCTCATCAAGAGTTGCCGGAGATTATGCAGTCTTTGGTGGTCGATTTGACCTATAATGTCGAAGACTTGGTTGATATGCGCCAGATGATTGTCAATAAGATGGAAAGTGATCGCAAGTTGATGGTCAATATGTT
This sequence is a window from Psychrobacter jeotgali. Protein-coding genes within it:
- a CDS encoding acyltransferase family protein; translated protein: MKFRKDINGLRALAVISVVLFHFNAAWMPGGFAGVDVFFVISGFLMTGIIFRGIEQDNFSVLNFYVARANRIIPALALLCLVLLVFGWFYLTPLEYRSLGKHAASSVGFLSNFVYWSEAGYFDAASHEKWLLHTWSLSVEWQFYIIYPLILLALRRFLSIKALKLLIIVGTVGGFIFSAIATYKWPSASYYLFPMRAWEMMIGGIAYLYPFKVQENKKRIIEWTGLILVIGSYFLISAENPWPGYLAIFPVVGSFLILQAQRDDSIVTGNVVSQKLGSWSYSIYLWHWPLVVAIYLFSLPTYYIYIGMALSVLLGFLSYKYIEKIKFQRSFPTLLSYLKSKPIYIAGIVGILAATLVIEDETVRSYRMSPQQIAFVDSMERGNYECFDKPYQHLIESEFCTVTEGKEKLLAFGDSHSYSLLPAIENLAKNNKLQLTYTGYSGCPPLVDTYVKRDDQEEKSCYELNNKIKENILSGVYDYVLLSARWTYYTEGNYENPDIQFIYNDANQSVSQENSIEVFKSSVKETFAEYAKSDSDIYVMLQVPLQENKPDKILFNSSENKATNIEELNRNSISTEKHNNFQKKTNDIINEEADLYANINVIDPTAAMCNKDNCPVGDIESSYYFDNDHLSIVGSLRLEGWLEDTMISK
- a CDS encoding acyltransferase family protein codes for the protein MKFRKDINGLRAFAVIAVVLFHFNAAWMPGGFAGVDVFFVISGFLMTSIIFRGIEQQDFSIAKFYIARGNRIIPALALLCVVLLVFGWFYLTPLEYKALGKHAARTIGFVSNHTYLKEAGYFEAASHEKWLLHSWSLSVEWQFYIIYPLILLGLRKLVSLNTMKLLLVFGTIVGFIYCVFVSYSTPNAAYYLLPARAWEMMIGGVAYLYPFKLSEPRKKGLELLGLALIIGSCFWISAENAWPGYLALFPVLGSFFIIQAQRNDSLLTGNFVFQKIGAWSYSIYLWHWPIVVFIYRASLDSFYIYLGMGLSIFLGYLSYKYVERAKLASYSQWKNLWRVKPLYILLATFALGTLIYKSEGADIDRRAGANSEQAKFLDYYTTQHQNLDETYWLKCNSYSALEETGTTDIDPSCITKKGHGGIFLWGDSHAEALSFGLRELAEAQNIPFYQKTSAGCIVSLSETDKQTGLGKKACDSSNKLALQSIKKLNPTLVVIAQANSHEEQDWQQISAKVASIADTKIIVVGPVSQWQPSLPDIMIKPKNWKSKPQMIADNGLDLDMIATDQIMKSRNENGYKYISLIDQLCEEHKDEEVYYCKVLADDGELLQVDYGHLSKSGSLLVVNEILAEPLLNLYNK
- the scpB gene encoding SMC-Scp complex subunit ScpB, which encodes MANNNDIHNAEAHSRHIEVLLHASETPLTANAIKKHLSLSTAELEQSLVLLQQRLSDGVLSLNETASGYRLQIADSYSALIQRVFPQRQQRLSQALLETLSVIAYKQPVTRSDIEYVRGVTLSSNILRQLFDKGWIKEEGYKDTLGRPALLHTTPQFLDAFGLSHLDELPPMPDLAAIKSTEH
- a CDS encoding segregation and condensation protein A; this translates as MQISPSYPANNAAINHEPDSIDSIRIYQTPVQQLPEDLYIPPGAFAIWLEQFAGPLDFLLYLVKKNNVDLTQMPILPITEQYLAYIEGLSHEHFELAGDYLLMASTLIAIKTELLLPKPQAPHDERDPKAELIERLEAYAQIKSASQRLDSLVRLERDVFLSLVSIPDQSIMNAELPSYSPNLLIDSLFKMQLQPDYQMHTIKVDAIPLSDRIASISRQLSSNGSLPFFALLDKSQGKIGVVVSFVAVLELMKRQLVGVMESATHEDSNQLQLEWLV
- the trpS gene encoding tryptophan--tRNA ligase, which translates into the protein MSNNNAAVPANAAPSSESKRILTGIKPTGIPHLGNYVGAIRPAIQSIQNSDHEAFFFLADYHGIIGCYDPAVIHESTKAIAATWIACGLDPERVTFYRQSDIAEIPELAWILNCSCAKGLMNRAHAYKAAVDINMEKDDVDPDQGVTMGLFGYPVLMAADILMFNATHVPVGRDQVQHIEMARDIAGTFNHRYKSLFTLPSAVVDDDIPLLTGLDGRKMSKSYANTIPLFGEINPQVSSEKQMHKAIMKIVTNSQLPDEPKDPDDSALFEIYKAFATPAEIADMRAQYAAGIGWGDAKQVLFDKINSEIAPFRERYQQLMDNPKELEEILQMGADKARRHSRKQLDKTRRAIGIRPLAKLK
- a CDS encoding LpxL/LpxP family acyltransferase, producing MKAPELFDPKKSKQDSPEQSSPQGKPIKSPAIAAGTPTIKQTQKRTAEAPKKPFQWQFLLPKYWGFWLLFAIIMPLIYLPLRWQFWLGRKLGILIYKLAGSRRRDTLINLGLAFPEKPAAERELMAKQVFVNQGIGVFETLCAWFRPNVFTRTVSISGLQHLVNAQNEGRAVILLGAHYTMLDLGGLLCTQFFATDCMYRPQNNALLDWFIYNGRTTIFGKQISSRDMRSLVNSIKSGHVIWYSPDQDYGLKQGVMAPFFGVPAATITTPRRLAKMGSKQHPPAVMALHTYRQTPDSLPSGKRPHYHLTITPALVNYPSQDEVADATRVNEILEGLIRIDPTQWMWFHKRFKNGPEGRTDIYK